Genomic window (Ammospiza nelsoni isolate bAmmNel1 chromosome 17, bAmmNel1.pri, whole genome shotgun sequence):
TCCCTTTGGGAGGACTCGTGAATATGCCAGGAACCGCCCTGCTCCCGGCTGCCGACCCTGCTGTGAGCTCAGCTGAGGGTTCAGCTCCATCGTGTGGCTGCCCGGGTCCTGCACACCCggcctcctgctgcctctgcttttAGCACCATTAACGGGATAAACCCGACCTGATTTCCACATATAGACAGATACTGAGACCTAATTTAGCTGAACCCTATTAAAACAGCCTGCAGCAAAGCCCTGCATCACACCCTGCACGGTGCAGGCTCTGGCAGGGGATCAGGTACTCACATGGGATCTCACAACAACAGTGCTGAGGATTGTGATGCTAAAACAGGGCTGGCTTTATTTACACCTCACTGCTGCAGTTCTGGTTCCTGTGCTTGGTCTTGCACGTTGCAGGAGGAGATGTCAGAACGCTCCATGCAAGGGAAATGCTCCACTACTGGATTTCAGTGCAGCCTGGCCTGCTTTTCTAGGCAAGATGGACCAGGCACCTTCTCTGAGACACGAGTgccttgctgctctgctgggccacgctcacagccctgccctggggtgctgccccagcagggactgggagcTGTGCATCCTCCTGCCACTGACTCAGCCTGGTGAGCAAAGGCTCAGGGCTTCTGGTGATTCACTTCACTTTCAATCAAGTAGGTATGCTGGCCTGTCATCCTCCACAGAACTTGAAATGGGCTGCCTAAAGCCTCTGAGCAAACTGCATGCACTCCTTACTCCCCTctgccccagagccagggctTGGGGTGAGGCTTGGTTTGCACtaggcagtgctggggctgcatccTGGCACGTTCCAGCAGTACCAGTGCAACCCCACTGAGCACTCCTGGAGCTGGAAgacagccccagagctgtgtgtcacTCACAGTGCAGTCAGGTATTGAAACAGACTGTAAATAAACCCTGCTATTTACTAGTGTGCATGAGGGCTGGCTTctcccaggaggagcaggggatggaCTGACTTCCCTGTGTGTTAATATGTACAGCTGAGATGTGAATAAAGCTCTGGTGCAGATACTGAGCACAGCATGGCGCCTGTCAGACACGGTGGATGTTAAGAAATGCTCTGTGTCAACAATAAACTGGATCAATAAACCTCTtaagccctgctctggcagctgcctCTTGGATCTCTCCATGTTCACTCCAGTGGTGAGACACAAGAGCAGTGGGGGCTCCCAGATGTGATGGAGCCAGTCCTGCTTTCTCCAGCTCAGGCCtttgcctgctctgctgcaagaGAAGCAGCATGTGCAGGTGTAGTGAGAGCAAAGGGGAGGGGAAACAAGGCAGAGAAAGGGAGGGAACAAATCACATCTCCAAAGGGACAGGGTGTGCTGGCAGGGTATTAATGCACCATTCACTCTCCTGCAACATTTGCACAAATCCACCAGGATTTCAATGCATACTCACCAAGAAGGAATACGACAAGCTTAGGAGATAAAAAAGCAACAGGCACTAGGACAGAAATACAAACAGTCTTAGACCAgaggagcagcctcagctctccTTATTCCCGTTCTCTGTTCCATTCACAATCATTTGTTCCTCTTTTCCAGTTAAGATCAGGGCCTCAGCCTTGAGTGTCAGTGTCCAGTGAGTTACTCCAGAAACCTCCTGCCCTCACACTGGCATGGAGCCTGCAGcaggctccaggagctgggtgaCCATCCTCAGGGCCACAGGGAGAGAGTCATTCACCTCCTTCTGAAACTGTGTGCTGGCCACAGGTGGGGTGAACACAAACTGAGCCACGCTGGGCATTTTCAGCAGGTTCATGAGCTCAGTTGCACGTATAAGGATCTCTTCAAGGTCTTCCTCGCAGTAAACAGAGGTgacagcagggctctgcacaaATGTCCTCATCTTGGACAGGAACATGGACACTCTGCAGGAAAGAAGGACATGGATATCAGCTGGCAGGACCTTTTCACCCAGCCAGGTCACTACTTCAGTGTGTAAACTCCAACAGACTGGTGCAGGTGACAGAGATGAATCCCACTCCTCCAAACTCTGCCCTTCCACAGCTCACCTCTGTCCTTTTTCAGTTCCATGACTCAATTATTAACACCAGCAAAGCCACATTCAGACCCCTGAGATCTGCACGTTTCAACCCTTTGCCGGTGCTCACCTGGGGATCAAGTCCTGGCTGCGGGCTGCCAGCTTGGTCAGGGTGGCCATGAGGACACTGATGGCTcggggggcacagctgggggtgctggccTGTGGCCTGAGCTGGGTGATCTCAAAGAGCACGGCCTCCAGGGTCTCGAAGAAGCGCGTGATCTGCTCCACCGTGCAGCGCTTGTCGTGCGACACCGACAGGAACTCGCCGACAGCCCACGCCTGTGCCAGgccagaggggagcacagggaaagggaaattaATCATTTTCAGGGAACAGAAAATCGGGTGAgagtgcagctggagcagccctgctcaccaTGTGGGTGAAGATGGCCTCCTTGCTCTGGATGTTGCTGACTGCTCCTGAGAACTCCAGGATCTCCGTGGACAGCTCCACCACGAGCGCAGGGCGCAGCCCGCAGAGCATCGCCAAGTTTGAGCCCAGCACCCTGGGGCAGAGACaggggcacagctcagagcagggcaaggtggtgatgcccaaggccaggaggggctggcagcacccagctACTGGCACAGGGCTGTATCCTCAGGATGCTCCCAGCCAGGATGAAGGTGCAGCCCCCATTCTGCACCCTTCAAAGGTAAATCACAGTGGGGACTGGGTCAAAGCTGAAAAGGCTCCTCcaggaggaagggctgggagctgggctgtgcctcctGTCTCCTCTCACCTGTACACATCCTCTTTGAACGCTGAGATCTCATAGAGCTGATcactcctctgcagcagcagcaccaccagctgGTTTATCAGAGAGCCATCTGCAAACTGAAAGCCAGCCCTTGTTTCAGCAGTACCTGTGACATCCAGCAGTCAAGCCCCAAAATAACCAGCCAGGTGAGACAGCTGGCAGAGAAACTGCCTGGTCTAGGAGGGGAGCAGTGCACAAAACAGGTATCAGGCACTCCCTGTGCTCTCATCTCTGTCCTTTACAGCTGGCTGAGAGCACAGAATGAACCTGACACTGCTCCACagagcttttctgtttttctggatcAAGTGGCCAGCTCAGTGCTGGTTCATGCCAGTTCCAATCCTACCCTCCTCTTTCTCAGAGTGCAGCATCTTCCCAATTTTGCTTCTACAACTGCAAGAGATCCCTGTAGCCCAACTGGGAACTGAAATGCCCCAGAAGGACCTACCTCTGCCACCACCCTGAAAAAGAGCTCCAGTAAGACAGGGACAGTCTCTGCACACTGCAccaccctggggctgccagccaGGGATCCCAGCAGCTGCCGAAGTGGAACCAGACTGTGGGCAGAAGAAGAGTTACTGCTCAAGGTTTGTTCCCAGTTGCCCTTCCCTATTCCCCACAAGGCCTTTGAGTGCTGCCAAAGCTGACAGAGGGAAGAGAAATCCACCTcagccagctcagagcagctgtgcctttcCCAGTAACCCCAGTGctgcctcccagagctgcatggCTGAAGCACACTCCAGGCAGGCTCCTACCTGTCTGGAGCACCCTCAGGAGCAGACCTGCTGCGGAGGAGATACTGGAACATGCTCCTGTAGAGGGGATGGTGGAAGGCCTCCAGACACGTGGCTGGTTTCCCAGCTGGGTCAGCCCCAGCCTTCTCAgaggcaggaagagcagctgccCTAGTAGGGAACACACAGAATGTGCTGCAGTGAGAatgggccagggcagagctgggatcctGAACACTGAACAGCAAGTTGGTCTAATCTCTGCCTTCCAGAGAGCCAACCTGATGAGCTCAGGCCCCCCATATTCAGGCAGCAGTTCCAGACTTGCTTCTGTGTCAAacctgggaaagggaaaaatggcACTCTATCCCTCAGTCATTCAAGCCCACCAACATCTAGGATGGCTCTCTTTTCTAAGCACTCCAGAAAGAGCTGTAATGTTGGGAGAACAAGGAAGAGCAGAGGTACAGCCAGTTCCATCCTACCCCATTTTCATGGAAACTCACAGTTCCTAAGATCTCAGGAAGAAAATTCTGTGTGCCTCCAGGAGAACAAAGCCAAAACCAGGGCTAAGAGCAGGACAGGAAGAATAGGATTTCACCTCCGTATTGAGGTGGTGGCTCATGGAAGCCTCAAACATGTGGCAATGATTTGGAGCTGAAAAGGGAGAGGGGAATGGCAacagctccctgagccccaAAGGCAGTCCAGGACTGAAATGTGAGAGCTGGGCACCTTCTCTTCCCATGTACAACACATTACAAGGAAAACTGGGCTGGCATCTATGCAGCCTTGTGTTAACCTGACTGCAGTgactgctctgtgccagctgaggCTCAGGAGTGTGCACTGGGCTTTGGTCAGTGCCAAGATGCTGATTAACAAgtgaaaggaagggaaggtgcATTACCTCAGCTGGAtgtccagagctgctgtcaAACAGGGCAGGTCAAGCAGCAAATGGAAGATCTCAATGGCTGTGCCTGGATCCAGCAGAAATGGGAGAAGGTCCACAAACTCAGAGATTAGAGATGGGCTGTTCCACGCCAGAAACTGCAAGGAACAAGCACAAACTGCTGCACTATCCCTGCTACTCCATCACACACCCAGACAACTCCACCCTGTGACCagatgggatgggaagggaaagtcacttctgaaaagcaaaaccagaaaagtcTGAGGGTTTGGTCAAAACCCAGGAGCTGTTAGAAGCTCAACACAGGCCTCTGGCAGCTGGTTCAGTGGCTGGCAAGCTGCAGCTTACTAAACTTTTCCAGAAACAAAGTGCTGTGTCCTGTGTTcactgtgctgccctgccctccacaGTCCTGCCAGCCCAAACTCTTctctcctggcagtgctgaaCACACTCAGAACCCTCCTCCCCTTCAAACTCAGACTTGTTTTGTAACAATCCTTGCTTGTGCTCTCCCTAGCACTGCCATGAAGGCACATGGAGGGCTCTAGGGTGCAAAAACAAAGTTCTAGGGCACTGAAGGGGATGTGAAGCAGGctctcccctctgctgctccaacACACAGTACCTTAAAGAGATTTGGGAAGCTCTGCCTGAATATGCTGGAGGAGTCTGTGAAGAGCTGGCTATTGTCCTTGCAGAAATGGACAAATTCAAAGGCCAGTGATGGGTTGTggaagagctgagctgggatATCACTGAAGAGGTGTTTGTAGATGGCATCCGAGTCCACAGCTGCCAGCTTGCCTGGGAGGACACAGcaccctgctgagcacagcccagcccagccagcagccctgccagggctccaggggctaACAGAGATCTGGGTTATGTTCCCCTAAAGAGCAGGGGACACCCCAGCTCCTGGGGTGGGATCATCCATACCAGAGCACAGGCAAGGTGCAATTACCAACTCTGGCAGGCAGCAAAGTGCCAGGACAAAAGGCTGTGCTGGAATAGGCAAGACTGGATTGTGGAGGAGGGGGTGGGAGCTGAAGACTTACTGTGGTTCAGGAAGAACTGGGCAattggcagcagtgccctggcataAGAGGCATCCCCACAGATCCTGCTGTGCAGGATTTTCAGGAAGGGGACAGCACGGCACACGTAGGAGGAGTCCTGTTTGCAGATGATGTCCATGATTGTCACTGCCTCAATGAGAcactgcaggagagcagagatgaAGATTGGAATGGGGCAAACCACAACTCCCAGAGCCTGAGCCGCACCTCTGTGTACTTACAGCTTTTTGCAGGTCTCCATCTTCTTTCTTCAGGGGTCCTGACAGAGAAATGAGTCCAAATTAAGCTTCGAGCCCACACAGGAACATGGGCTGTCAGCTTGAGCACTAACCCTGGCTTCAGGGCAGGCAGGAACACACACAGATCCTAAATTCAGGCCAATGAGAACCAAGTTTCACAGCCTCCCCTGCAAATCAAGGAGGCAGAACATGACTGTTGCCTCCAAATCCTTCCCAACACCCCAGCTCGGGGCTGGTCAATAACTTgtctcagcagctgcagcaggcccTGTCCCTAGCAGAGGATTCCAGGGGGTGAGATCCCAGCCCAAAGATGCAGCAGTATTTTATTTCCCCTCCCTGGCAGGACTCACGGCGGGTGCTCTGCTCCACCAGGCGCTGGCAGTACTCGAAGGCTTTGTCCCGCAGGCGCTCCCTGGGCGGGAGCAGCCGGCCAGGcgtggctggagcagggaccaagggtgtcacagagctgtcccctcctgctgaGGCACCTGCACAGTGAACATCACATGTGTCAGCTCGTCACagagctgtcccctcctgctgaGGCACCTGCACAGTGAACATCACGCGTGTCAGCTCGTCACAGGCCATGGCACccacacagcagcccagcaatTGAAAGGCAGCTGATTGTCCCCAGGGGCAGAGTGAAGAACAAAGGAAATGTTACAAGAATATTAAGGAGATGCTGTCTCCCATCACCCAGGCTTTCCTTCCTAGGAATCCATGGGGCTTTGTCTGAAAACAGGAGACTCACCCAACAGGTAATTCTCCAAGGAAGGATCAATAAGTATCAGTCAGAAGGTTTAGTGATATTCCTTCCCAAACTTTCCCTGCTCCTAGTGCAAGATCTCTGAACCCTTGCCCATATTACTGCCACTCAGAATGAGaggatggtttgggctggaagggactgaaagctcatccagttccaaagccactgccatgggcagggacaccttccactatcccaggtggctccaagccctgtccaatcCAGCCTTGagcactttcagggatggggcagccacagcttcactgggcagcctgtgccagggcctccccaccctcacaaggaataatttcttcctaatatctaatcagTTTGAAAGAGAGGAGATTGCTGGGTTGCTGGTGTACCCACCTCAGATGATATCTGAGAGCACACAGCCCTCTTGGGGCTGCAGACCACACCTTCAATCCCTACCTGGATTAGGGGTGTCCAGCTCCTTGCCCCCATAGCACAGCAGCCAGTTTCTCAGCATGGAGAAAGCCTGCACGTTGAGCCACTGGTCCTGTGTGTAGTGCTGAGCCACTGAGAGCACTGTGAAGAAATCTGTGGCAACAGCACCATCCACCTCTGTGAtaggagcaggctgagagagaaGATGCAGCAGGTCAGAGCCCCAGGGAAAGGCCAAGTGAGAGGGCAGGGAAAGCCCCACTGAGCCCATGGAGACAAGCAGCCCTTGTTTGGGGCCCTGCAGGAGGGCAGGtatgcagagagagaaaagccagctgtgctggacCCTTCTCCCCAGCTGAAACACTCAGCTTTGACACTGCTCTCATTTGCACCTTTAACTCTGAGGTACAGGGTCACTAAAAGACTCTTCTCTAACAACTGCTTCAAGGATCAAAGCTCTGGGTCTACAGCTGAACTCCTAAATCTCAGAGCTGTAAATCCCCTTTGCTTTCCTATGTGTCTCAACCACACATCCCACAAAAATCTAGCAGCACTTCTAGACTACTGTTTTCCAAAAGAAGGTGATTCTGGGAATCCAAACCAGCAGGTAACAGACTAACAAATGCTTTTGTGAGGTCACCATGGCAACTCAGCACTCACCTGTTTGGTTCTGGGACTGGAGAAGAAGCCTCCAGAGGGCTGAGCCATTCCTTGCTGAATGCTTGCATACCTCAGCCAGTCAGCCAGCTTTTTACTGACAACATTGGTCTGTTCTGGACAAGGGAAGTGACAGGGTCATTGCTAGATGGGGCAGAGAAGCAGCCTCTGCAACATGTGCCTGTTAACCCTAAATTGCTGTGCTTTTTCTCCAGCCTGGATCACTCTCTGACCCAGCAATCCATAAAGAAACTGGTACCCCAAGGTGGATGTTCTACACTCCTGATACCCCCTCAGGCAGGGAATGAGTGCTGGAGCCAAGGACTCTGCTACCAGATCACCCAAGAGATACTTGTTCCTTTGTGTCCATCCACAGCTGCTGTTAGGAGGAATGTACAAAACCACTGTCACATTATTCAGGCAGTGTCTGccttcagctctgcagccaaAGCACAATTCCCTCCCTGGGAACTCACAGAAGCTGGGGCAGGTGgtccctcctgctctggcagcccatgcacccagcccagcatcctCCCCAGAGCTTCTCTGGCACTGCATGAAGCACACAAACCTCACAGCAAACTCCCAGAAACTCTTGCTTACAACTCCCCAGCATTTTAAGCCTGGAATGCTCTCCTAGGTTAACTCCCCACTACCCACCCAGTGTTGCCTCTCTGCTGAGGAGCACCTCTagttgttcctgctgctctcctgaccACATGCACAGGCACATCTctgtttccttctctcctgGCTTGATGCTCTTCAGGATAAGCTACAATTTCACACTCCTGCTGCACGTGGAGACCTCAGCTAGAGCACATGTTCCTGTTATACAAATCCATGGCCAGGATTTGACTGAAGGCCCAGTCCCAGTTCTGTGGGGTGGAATCCATCTCACCCAGTAAGTTCCCTTTCCTCATAGCAGAAATGTCACTTTTAACAGCAGCTTCCAACTGAGAGCCTTCTGATCAGTACCCAGACCACAGCCAGGTGGCAATCTCAGCCCTTCCTACAGATTTACCTTCTGTTAGGGATCCTGGGGAAAGGCTGGTGACATTTGCCAGGACAGGAAGAAGGAACCGAGCACTCTGACCCTCGGGCAGTCTTCTTTCAAGGCCCTGCACAACACgctgccccacagctgccacTTCACCCCTACTGccctgaaaaataaagcagagggAAAGATAAATAATCTACCATCACCAGAGACCAATCTCCTCCATTAGGCATCAATAGCAAAGTCAAACACAAAAGGAACTGACAGCACAGGGGATTTTAGCACATTTTACAGAGATTTTCTGCAATTTGAATTCACAGATCCCAAACTGTGGGGCTGCTTATGTGTGTTTTTATATTGTGGAACTGCAGGACAGTCCCAAGGCTGGATATGGGAGAGAGGAGCTCTGTGAGGCAGCACATAAATAACACACTGCTGGtttctgtttcatttccttTAGTTAAGCAGACTCAGATGAACATCACAAACATTGGAGAGGTTTCTAAGCACACAGTGAAACTCAGAACGAGAAgtttcacaaaaatattttacctttaACAGGCACAATACAAgcaaaaggagaggaaaaagagaagtttgCAGCTTGTTCCCCAGGCAGCACTCAAAACAGGGAGATCCTCATGTTTGCTTCTCTTCATGGAGAATCTGGACCTTTGAAGTGTCATTTGCTTTTACAGTTTTACATGTTTTGTAGGTTCTGTGTATGTTCTTTACATGTGAACATGAAAGCCAGTATCATAAGCAGAATATCTAAAATCTTTCCCAGGTTCAAGCAACCCTGATAAGAAATCTATTCCAGCAGCCAGCTCTAAAGGGTTCTTTTTGCTTCCAGGACCTCAGTGACCAAACATGaaaattttaagcattttttctGGTTAAGTGCTAAACACAAAAATTTGCTACTTTTTCCCGTACAGAGCAGAATAATGAGATCCTTTAAATGAACATTGAaatacttctgcttttttctaCATACTTACAATTGATTTTCACTCTCCTTGAGCTCAGGGAGGAGCTCAGGAGCAGGGAACAATCAAAAAGCAAATTCATATTGACAAGGGAAGATCTCTGATTTGACAGGTTGTTTACCTGAGCCAGAAGGACAGAGGAGACCAGGCTCAAGAGCTTTGTATCTTGAATCTCATCACAGGAGAGGACAAGATCGTTGCAAGGTGACATCTCTCTCAGGATGGCAGCACACAACACCTGAATCTGCTCAGGACTTTTGGGTGAGCACAGCActgtctgcagctgctccacaaACTTGCCATCGAGCCTGCAAGAGTCACAGCAAACACCACTGCAAGGCAAGGAAAGATCCAGATGTTTATTTCCTGTGTATTTTTGGCTTTGGGATGATCCCCTTGACAGTGACTAATGCCACTCATCACCTTCATTTCTGAGTGAAGCCTCAGCGACACCAACACTTGTTAACCTTGCTGCAAAAGGAGATGGGCACTTCTGCTTAGCAAGGGGgtaa
Coding sequences:
- the AP5Z1 gene encoding AP-5 complex subunit zeta-1, whose translation is MFTAAAESFLRQAREIQEEELRRFTARVSALLQGPEAGPEAVDGLQRLHLSVAATKYPRKLDGKFVEQLQTVLCSPKSPEQIQVLCAAILREMSPCNDLVLSCDEIQDTKLLSLVSSVLLAQGSRGEVAAVGQRVVQGLERRLPEGQSARFLLPVLANVTSLSPGSLTEEQTNVVSKKLADWLRYASIQQGMAQPSGGFFSSPRTKQPAPITEVDGAVATDFFTVLSVAQHYTQDQWLNVQAFSMLRNWLLCYGGKELDTPNPGASAGGDSSVTPLVPAPATPGRLLPPRERLRDKAFEYCQRLVEQSTRRPLKKEDGDLQKACLIEAVTIMDIICKQDSSYVCRAVPFLKILHSRICGDASYARALLPIAQFFLNHSKLAAVDSDAIYKHLFSDIPAQLFHNPSLAFEFVHFCKDNSQLFTDSSSIFRQSFPNLFKFLAWNSPSLISEFVDLLPFLLDPGTAIEIFHLLLDLPCLTAALDIQLRAAALPASEKAGADPAGKPATCLEAFHHPLYRSMFQYLLRSRSAPEGAPDSLVPLRQLLGSLAGSPRVVQCAETVPVLLELFFRVVAEFADGSLINQLVVLLLQRSDQLYEISAFKEDVYRVLGSNLAMLCGLRPALVVELSTEILEFSGAVSNIQSKEAIFTHMAWAVGEFLSVSHDKRCTVEQITRFFETLEAVLFEITQLRPQASTPSCAPRAISVLMATLTKLAARSQDLIPRVSMFLSKMRTFVQSPAVTSVYCEEDLEEILIRATELMNLLKMPSVAQFVFTPPVASTQFQKEVNDSLPVALRMVTQLLEPAAGSMPV